In the Bacteroidota bacterium genome, one interval contains:
- the recQ gene encoding DNA helicase RecQ has translation MEATASLQTCLKKFFGFEKFKGDQEDIIANVLAGNDTFVIMPTGGGKSLCYQLPALISEGTAIIVSPLIALMKNQVDAIRNYGTEDGIAHFMNSSLNKAEILKVKEDITSGKTKLLYVAPESLNKEENINFLTDINISFFAIDEAHCISEWGHDFRPEYRKLRPMIERIGKVPIIALTATATPKVQQDIQKNLGMQNAKVFKSSFNRPNLFYEVRAKQNVLKEIIKYIKGHTGKSGIIYCLSRKKVEEIAEVLKVNGIKALPYHAGLDASTRAKTQDKFLMEDIDVIVATIAFGMGIDKPDVRFVIHHDIPKSLEGYYQETGRGGRDGGEGKCVVFYSYDDILKLEKFMKGKPVAEQEIGRQLLMETVSYAESSACRRKYLLHYFGETYKDDNCKNCDNCVNPKTKIEAMDDAVLVIETVLEVKEKFKDVHILNILMGVTNAAIKTYKHNELEVFGAGAGDDNKGEKYWSAVIRQTIVLGFLAKDIDNYGLLKITKEGRAFLKKPHSVMVTRDHDYENDDAGDDDIAVGGAQKAGAGADPVLFNMLKDLCKKIARQKNLPPYVIFQEISLEEMAIQYPITIEEMGHITAVGAGKAQKFGKPFVDLIAKYVSENDIERPQDLVVKSIVNKSGLKVYVIQSVDRKLPLEDIAKAKGLKMSQLLEEMYSIVSSGTKLNIGYYINEQIDEDRQANVIEYFKEAQTDSIEDALEEFGDDDYSEEEMRLMRIKFISEYGN, from the coding sequence ATGGAAGCCACTGCGAGTTTGCAGACATGTTTAAAAAAGTTCTTTGGATTCGAAAAATTTAAAGGAGATCAGGAAGATATAATTGCCAATGTATTGGCAGGAAATGACACGTTTGTTATTATGCCTACGGGTGGGGGTAAGTCACTCTGTTACCAATTGCCCGCTTTGATAAGTGAAGGTACAGCCATTATCGTTTCTCCTCTTATCGCTTTGATGAAGAATCAGGTCGATGCGATCCGTAACTACGGTACAGAAGATGGAATAGCGCATTTTATGAACTCTTCACTTAACAAGGCGGAGATCCTGAAGGTGAAGGAGGATATAACATCAGGAAAAACAAAATTACTGTATGTGGCTCCTGAATCATTGAACAAAGAAGAGAATATCAATTTTTTAACCGATATCAATATTTCGTTTTTTGCTATTGATGAAGCGCATTGTATTTCCGAGTGGGGTCATGATTTCCGCCCTGAATACAGGAAGCTTCGTCCAATGATAGAGCGCATTGGCAAAGTGCCGATCATCGCCCTTACCGCCACAGCTACACCCAAAGTGCAACAGGATATTCAGAAGAACCTGGGTATGCAAAATGCCAAAGTGTTTAAGTCGTCATTTAATCGTCCTAACCTTTTTTATGAGGTGCGCGCGAAACAAAATGTTTTAAAGGAAATCATAAAATACATTAAAGGGCATACCGGTAAATCGGGGATCATATATTGCCTGAGTCGCAAAAAAGTGGAAGAGATAGCTGAAGTATTAAAGGTAAATGGTATAAAAGCATTGCCTTATCATGCCGGGCTCGATGCCTCTACGCGTGCGAAGACACAGGATAAGTTCCTGATGGAGGATATTGATGTTATAGTTGCTACAATAGCTTTTGGAATGGGCATTGATAAACCAGATGTTCGTTTTGTTATTCATCATGATATACCGAAAAGTCTCGAAGGCTATTACCAGGAAACCGGCAGAGGAGGGCGCGATGGAGGTGAAGGTAAATGTGTTGTTTTTTACAGCTATGATGATATCCTGAAGCTGGAGAAATTCATGAAAGGTAAGCCGGTAGCTGAGCAGGAAATTGGCCGTCAGTTATTAATGGAAACTGTTTCCTATGCTGAATCATCTGCCTGCAGAAGAAAATATTTGCTGCATTATTTCGGAGAAACCTATAAAGACGACAATTGTAAAAACTGTGATAATTGTGTAAATCCAAAAACAAAGATAGAGGCGATGGATGACGCAGTACTCGTGATTGAAACAGTGCTGGAAGTGAAAGAGAAATTCAAAGATGTGCATATCCTCAATATTCTGATGGGTGTTACTAACGCGGCCATCAAAACGTATAAGCACAATGAGCTGGAAGTATTCGGGGCAGGTGCAGGGGATGATAATAAGGGTGAAAAATACTGGAGTGCTGTTATTCGTCAGACCATTGTCCTGGGATTTCTTGCAAAAGATATTGATAATTACGGTTTGCTGAAAATTACCAAAGAAGGCCGGGCCTTCCTGAAGAAACCGCATTCAGTGATGGTTACACGCGACCATGATTATGAGAATGATGATGCCGGCGATGATGATATTGCAGTGGGCGGAGCTCAAAAAGCCGGCGCCGGCGCCGACCCTGTTTTGTTCAATATGTTAAAAGATCTGTGTAAAAAAATTGCCAGGCAAAAAAATCTGCCGCCTTATGTGATCTTCCAGGAAATATCATTGGAAGAGATGGCTATACAGTATCCGATAACCATTGAAGAAATGGGCCATATTACCGCAGTAGGAGCGGGCAAGGCCCAGAAATTCGGGAAACCGTTCGTGGACCTGATCGCGAAATATGTAAGTGAAAATGATATTGAACGCCCGCAGGATCTGGTTGTGAAATCAATCGTAAATAAATCCGGATTAAAAGTATATGTTATTCAAAGTGTTGACCGCAAGCTGCCGCTCGAGGATATTGCCAAAGCAAAAGGTTTAAAAATGTCTCAGTTGCTGGAAGAAATGTACAGTATTGTTTCCTCAGGCACTAAACTCAATATCGGCTACTATATTAATGAACAAATTGATGAGGATCGCCAGGCAAATGTGATCGAATACTTTAAAGAAGCCCAAACCGACTCCATAGAAGATGCCCTTGAAGAATTTGGCGATGATGATTATTCCGAAGAAGAAATGCGATTGATGAGGATAAAGTTTATTTCGGAGTATGGGAATTAG
- a CDS encoding zeta toxin family protein: MPTLYIIAGPNGAGKTTSANQILPGVIDCIEFVNADYIAKGLSPFNAEGVSFEAGRIMLKRIKELANQNVDFVIETTLSTSSYVKFIKECKQKGYYVILIYVWLDNVKLAKRRVGFRVSKGGHNIPSDVIERRYNRGLRNLRKKFLNLSDEWMMVDNSGEELMRVAFSKADGLKIIDNKKYNLIIGNE, from the coding sequence ATGCCAACTTTATATATAATAGCAGGGCCTAATGGTGCGGGGAAGACAACATCAGCCAACCAAATACTTCCGGGTGTTATAGATTGTATTGAGTTTGTTAATGCCGATTATATAGCGAAAGGGTTATCTCCATTTAATGCTGAAGGGGTTTCTTTTGAAGCAGGAAGGATAATGCTTAAGCGAATCAAGGAGTTGGCGAACCAAAACGTTGATTTTGTTATTGAAACAACTTTATCAACTTCATCATATGTGAAGTTTATTAAGGAGTGTAAACAAAAAGGCTATTATGTGATATTAATTTATGTTTGGCTTGATAATGTTAAGCTTGCAAAACGAAGGGTTGGATTTCGTGTTTCAAAAGGCGGGCACAATATTCCTTCTGACGTTATTGAAAGACGCTATAACAGAGGGCTTCGGAATCTTCGGAAAAAATTCTTAAATTTGTCTGACGAGTGGATGATGGTAGACAATAGTGGCGAAGAATTGATGAGAGTAGCATTTAGCAAAGCTGATGGTCTAAAGATCATTGACAATAAAAAATATAATTTAATAATTGGAAATGAATAA
- a CDS encoding DUF2304 domain-containing protein — protein sequence MGRIQIIAIISSLLFLYYIARLILKGKLREEYAIMWIICTAVLVLFSFWRDGLEIISDLIGVYAPPNTVFIGAIIAILIYLLHLSLVVSKLQEQNKTLAQEIAILKQKATKKDG from the coding sequence ATGGGACGCATTCAGATCATCGCCATTATTTCAAGTTTATTATTCCTGTATTATATAGCCCGCCTCATATTAAAAGGCAAGTTGCGCGAAGAGTACGCGATTATGTGGATAATCTGCACCGCGGTACTGGTACTGTTCTCATTCTGGAGAGATGGCCTGGAAATCATTTCCGACCTGATCGGTGTTTATGCTCCTCCAAATACAGTATTTATCGGCGCCATCATTGCCATACTCATTTACCTCCTTCACCTTTCACTTGTAGTATCGAAATTACAGGAACAAAATAAAACACTGGCACAGGAAATTGCTATTCTAAAACAAAAAGCGACCAAAAAGGATGGATGA
- a CDS encoding glycosyltransferase family 2 protein produces the protein MSKYAVVIPAYNEQQAISDVINAVNTTASLNGIKLDVIVVNDCSIDSTATIIAELNCIALNLPVNLGIGGAVQTGFKYAFENGYDFAFQIDGDGQHPPEELPKLIRAREEHNWDVVIGSRFIDKIGFQSTLLRRTGINYFKFLIRSLAGVRITDSTSGFRMINRKTLAIVNEYYPDEYPEPEAIILYAKNNLNIGETPVNMRERQGGISSIGKRASVYYMLKVSLAIIFTFIRIKRKK, from the coding sequence ATGTCAAAATACGCGGTTGTAATACCTGCATACAACGAGCAACAAGCTATTTCCGACGTTATAAACGCCGTGAATACAACAGCATCACTTAACGGAATAAAGCTTGATGTCATCGTCGTAAACGATTGTTCCATAGATTCAACTGCGACAATAATCGCGGAATTAAACTGTATTGCCCTGAATCTGCCTGTAAATCTTGGTATTGGAGGCGCAGTGCAAACAGGGTTTAAATACGCCTTTGAGAATGGGTACGACTTTGCTTTCCAGATTGACGGAGACGGACAACACCCCCCGGAGGAGTTGCCAAAACTTATTCGGGCCAGGGAGGAACACAATTGGGATGTGGTAATCGGCTCTCGCTTCATTGATAAAATCGGGTTTCAATCAACTCTTTTGAGAAGAACTGGGATAAATTATTTTAAATTCCTGATCCGATCACTTGCAGGTGTCAGAATCACAGACAGCACATCCGGGTTCCGGATGATCAACCGAAAAACGCTTGCAATTGTCAATGAGTATTACCCCGATGAATACCCTGAACCGGAAGCCATCATTCTATATGCGAAAAACAACCTTAATATAGGAGAAACCCCTGTAAATATGCGTGAACGGCAGGGCGGAATATCATCGATCGGCAAACGCGCATCGGTATACTACATGCTTAAGGTAAGTTTGGCAATTATATTTACATTTATCAGAATAAAACGTAAAAAATAG